In Lotus japonicus ecotype B-129 chromosome 5, LjGifu_v1.2, one genomic interval encodes:
- the LOC130717259 gene encoding cyclin-dependent kinase B2-2: MEKSGVVLSVKEAFEKLEKVGEGTYGKVYRAREKATGKIVALKKTRLHEDEEGVPPTTLREVSILRMLSRDPHVVRLMDVKQGQSKEGKTVLYLVFEYMDTDLKKFIRTFRQTGQNVPPKTVKSLMYQLCKGVAFCHGHGILHRDLKPHNLLMDRKTNMLKIADLGLARAFTVPIKKYTHEILTLWYRAPEVLLGATHYSMAVDMWSVACIFAELVTKQALFAGDSELQQLLHIFRLLGTPNEEVWPGVSKLMNWHEYPQWNPQSLSTAVPNLDELGLDLLSEMLHYEPSKRISAKKAMEHCYFDDLDKTYL, from the exons atggagaagagTGGAGTAGTTTTGTCGGTGAAGGAGGCATTCGAGAAGCTGGAGAAGGTTGGAGAAGGAACTTATGGGAAGGTGTATAGGGCAAGAGAGAAGGCTACTGGGAAGATCGTTGCCCTCAAGAAGACTCGCCTCCATGAAGACGAAGAAGGTGTCCCTCCCACCACTCTCCGTGAGGTTTCCATTCTGCGAATGCTCTCTCGCGATCCCCATGTTGTCAG gtTAATGGATGTTAAACAAGGTCAGAGTAAGGAAGGGAAGACAGTGCTGTACTTGGTCTTTGAGTACATGGATACCGATCTCAAGAAATTCATTCGCACTTTCCGTCAAACTGGACAAAATGTCCCACCCAAAACCGTCAAAAGCTTGATGTACCAACTTTGCAAGGGCGTTGCTTTCTGCCATGGTCATGGAATCTTGCACAG GGACTTGAAgcctcacaatctcttgatggATCGAAAAACTAATATGCTTAAAATTGCTGATCTTGGCCTTGCTCGAGCATTCACCGTGCCAATTAAGAAGTACACGCATGAG ATACTCACCCTGTGGTACAGAGCTCCTGAAGTCCTTTTGGGAGCCACCCATTACTCAATGGCAGTGGACATGTGGTCCGTTGCCTGCATCTTTG CTGAACTTGTAACCAAGCAAGCACTCTTTGCTGGTGATTCTGAGCTGCAGCAACTCCTTCATATATTCAG ATTGTTGGGCACTCCTAATGAAGAGGTGTGGCCAGGGGTTAGTAAACTAATGAACTGGCATGAGTATCCTCAGTGGAATCCTCAAAGTTTGTCAACTGCTGTTCCAAATTTGGATGAGCTTGGACTGGATCTACTATCT GAAATGTTGCACTATGAACCTTCCAAGAGGATCTCAGCAAAGAAAGCTATGGAACATTGTTACTTTGATGACCTGGACAAGACCTATCTTTAG
- the LOC130717258 gene encoding chlorophyll a-b binding protein 7, chloroplastic: MVLVHPVGVGVGVGVCRGFLSLSVSYAAKVKPRRRFFCNASWQELAGVLLFSAIPFTAVKAIANSPLGESLRRNMEEKKKFALENSSKFNALADQAQKESFWYGENRPRWLGPISSYVYPSYLTGELPGDYGFDIAGFAKDPVALHKYFNFEILHARWAMLASLGALIPELLDLFGAFHFVEPVWWRVGYSKLKGDTLDYLGIQGLHLAGSQGVVVIAICQALLMVGPEYARYCGSEALEPLGIYLPGDINYPGGALFDPLNLSKDPEAFAELKVKEIKNGRLAMIAWLGFYMQAALTGKGPVQNLLDHFSDPFHNNLLGSLNFLKVIKY; encoded by the exons ATGGTTTTGGTTCATCCAGTAGGAGTAGGAGTAGGAGTTGGGGTTTGCCGTGGTTTCCTGTCTCTCTCTGTAAGTTATGCCGCAAAAGTAAAACCGAGAAGAAGGTTCTTCTGTAATGCTTCATGGCAAGAG CTTGCGGGAGTTTTACTATTCTCAGCGATCCCTTTCACTGCCGTGAAAGCCATAGCTAATAGTCCGTTAGGTGAGTCGCTTCGGAGGAACATGGAGGAGAAAAAGAAATTCGCTCTAGAAAACTCGTCCAAATTCAACGCCTTGGCCGACCAGGCCCAAAAGGAGAG CTTTTGGTATGGAGAAAATCGGCCTCGTTGGCTTGGTCCTATTTCTTCATATGTCTACCCATCATATCTTACTGGGGAACTGCCTGGGGACTATGGCTTTGACATCGCTGGCTTTGCCAAGGATCCTGTCGCATTGCACAAATACTTCAA CTTCGAGATTTTGCATGCTCGGTGGGCTATGCTTGCATCTCTTGGTGCTCTAATTCCTGAATTATTAGACCTATTTGGAGCCTTTCACTTTGTAGAACCTGTCTGGTGGCGTGTTGGCTATTCAAAGCTCAAG GGAGATACTCTAGATTACCTTGGCATCCAAGGTCTTCACTTAGCTGGAAGCCAGGGAGTGGTTGTGATTGCTATTTGTCAAGCACTTCTTATG GTTGGACCAGAGTACGCTAGATATTGTGGGAGTGAGGCATTGGAGCCTCTAGGAATATATCTACCTGGTGATATAAATTATCCTGGAGGAGCATTGTTTGATCCTTTAAATCTTTCAAAAGATCCTGAAGCATTTGCAGAGCTGAAggtgaaagaaataaaaaatggacGCTTAGCAATGATTGCCTGGTTAGGCTTTTACATGCAAGCAGCTCTGACGGGTAAAGGTCCGGTGCAGAACCTTCTGGATCACTTCTCAGATCCATTTCACAACAACTTGCTGGGCTCCCTCAACTTCTTGAAAGTAATCAAGTATTAG
- the LOC130717063 gene encoding LOW QUALITY PROTEIN: uncharacterized protein At1g76660 (The sequence of the model RefSeq protein was modified relative to this genomic sequence to represent the inferred CDS: inserted 1 base in 1 codon), translating to MGSEQNRFPQHERRKRWGGCWGAFSCFGSQKGGKRIVPASRIPDSNGSAAQPNGPQAVGLTNQTTGLAPSLLAPPSSPASFTHSALPSTAQSPSCFLSLSANSPGGPSSTMFATGPYAHETQLVSPPVFSNFTTEPSTAPLTPPPELAHLTTPSSPDVPFAHFLSSSADLKNRDKNNYINANDLQATYSLYPGSPASSLISPISRNSGDCLSSSFPEREFRPQWNSSIPLENGKYQRTGSGRVSGHDTNSVTIASQDTNFFCPATYAQFYLDQNPPFPHNGGRLSVSKDSDVQSTGGNGHQSRHARSPKQDVEEIEAYRASFGFSADEIISTSQYVEISDVMDDSFTMMPFTTGKSAMEESIEPSLMKGFKAHETHVAMQNLKSLRLDPGPVGKEARSPVPICHGYEDNKSPGYCSNSSGLSTPENHTLLDDEDIFSKMGSSRICRKYQMGLSCSDAEVDYRRGRSLREGKGXMIWHD from the exons CGAAAGAGATGGGGAGGATGCTGGGGTGCATTTTCTTGTTTTGGGTCACAGAAAGGTGGGAAGCGCATTGTACCTGCATCTCGCATTCCTGATAGTAATGGATCAGCTGCGCAGCCAAATGGGCCTCAAGCGGTTGGGTTAACCAATCAAACCACAGGACTGGCTCCTTCTCTTTTAGCTCCACCTTCTTCACCAGCATCCTTCACGCATTCTGCCCTTCCTTCAACTGCGCAGTCACCTAGTTGTTTCTTGTCATTATCTGCTAATTCGCCTGGTGGTCCTTCATCTACAATGTTTGCCACTGGACCATATGCTCATGAAACCCAACTGGTGTCTCCTCCAGTCTTCTCAAATTTTACTACTGAGCCATCTACTGCTCCTCTCACTCCTCCGCCAGAGTTGGCTCACTTAACAACTCCATCTTCCCCAGATGTACCTTTTGCTCATTTTCTATCATCTTCAGCAGATCTCAAAAACAGGGACAAGAACAATTACATCAATGCAAATGATCTTCAAGCGACATATTCACTCTACCCTGGAAGTCCTGCCAGTAGCCTTATATCTCCAATATCAAGGAACTCCGGTGACTGTTTGTCATCCTCTTTTCCTGAACGGGAGTTCCGCCCACAGTGGAATTCATCTATACCTCTTGAGAATGGAAAATATCAGAGGACTGGGTCTGGGAGGGTTTCAGGTCATGACACAAATAGTGTCACTATTGCATCCCAAGATACAAATTTCTTTTGCCCTGCTACCTATGCACAATTCTATCTAGACCAAAATCCTCCATTCCCTCATAATGGTGGGAGACTAAGCGTTTCAAAAGATTCTGATGTTCAATCTACTGGTGGAAATGGACATCAGAGCAGGCATGCTAGAAGTCCTAAGCAAGATGTGGAAGAAATAGAAGCTTACCGAGCATCATTTGGTTTCAGTGCAGATGAGATTATATCTACCAGTCAATACGTAGAAATTTCTGATGTAATGGATGATTCATTTACCATGATGCCCTTCACCACTGGCAAATCAGCAATGGAAGAAAGCATAGAGCCTTCGTTGATGAAAGGATTCAAAGCTCATGAGACACATGTGGCAATGCAGAATCTGAAAAGCCTTAGATTAGATCCGGGTCCTGTTGGTAAGGAAGCACGCAGTCCTGTCCCTATATGTCATGGATATGAAG ATAATAAATCGCCGGGGTATTGTAGCAACAGCTCTGGGTTAAGTACACCAGAGAACCACACTCTCTTGGATGATGAAGATATATTCTCAAAAATGGGGTCATCCAGAATCTGCCGGAAATATCAGATGGGATTATCATGTTCTGACGCAGAGGTTGACTATAGGAGGGGAAGAAGCTTGCGAGAAGGAAAGG ATATGATTTGGCATGACTGA
- the LOC130719175 gene encoding uncharacterized protein LOC130719175, translated as MHLSENEGIEGKTLVVTGGLGFVGSALCLELVRRGAHEVRAFDLRDSSPWFAILKDNGVRCIQGDIVRKEDVESALRGADCVFHLAAFGMSGKEMLQLTRVDQVNITGTCHVLDACLHLGIKRLVYCSTYNVVFAGQRIVNGNESLPYFPIDHHVDPYGRSKSIAEQLVLKNNARPFKNDAGNCLYTCAVRPAAIYGPGEDRHLPRIITTAKLGLLLFTIGDQTVKSDWVFVENLVLALILASMGLLDDSAGKGKQRPIAAGQAYFISDGSPVNTFEFLQPLLRSLEYELPKTSLAVDHALVLGRICQGVYTILYPWLDRWWLPQPFILPSEVHKVGVTHYFSYLKAKEEIGYVPMVSSREGMASTISYWQQRKMITLDGPTIYTWLFCVIGMISLFCAAFLPDVGIVFLLRATSLFVFRSMWMIRLVFILATAAHVFEAIYAWYLAKRVDHANARGWFWQTFALGYFSLRFLLKRARK; from the exons ATGCACCTGAGCGAGAACGAAGGAATAGAGGGCAAGACCTTGGTGGTCACGGGTGGACTCGGATTCGTAGGATCTGCTCTGTGCTTGGAACTCGTACGAAGAGGTGCTCATGAGGTGCGAGCCTTTGACCTCCGCGACTCTTCTCCTTGGTTCGCTATTCTCAAGGACAATGGAGTCCGTTGCATTCAAG GGGATATCGTTCGCAAAGAGGATGTGGAAAGCGCCCTCCGCGGTGCCGATTGTGTGTTCCACCTTGCTGCTTTTGGAATGTCAGGGAAAGAGATGCTCCAATTAACTCGTGTTGATCAAGTCAACATAACTGGGACTTGCCATGTTCTTGATGCTTGCCTACACCTTGGCATCAAAAGACTTGTCTATTGTAGCACCTACAATGTTGTCTTTGCCGGTCAACGCATAGTCAACGGAAATGAGTCCTTGCCTTATTTCCCTATTGATCACCATGTTGATCCTTATGGCCGCTCTAAATCAATTGCTGAACAGTTGGTTCTCAAGAACAATGCCCGCCCTTTCAAGAACGATGCTGGGAATTGTCTTTACACTTGTGCTGTTCGTCCAGCTGCAATCTACGGACCCGGCGAAGACAGACACCTTCCAAGGATCATAACCACGGCAAAGTTGGGTCTGCTTCTGTTCACAATTGGCGACCAAACTGTAAAATCAGATTGGGTTTTTGTAGAGAACCTTGTCCTTGCCCTTATATTGGCAAGCATGGGACTTCTGGATGACAGTGCTGGCAAGGGAAAACAACGCCCTATAGCTGCTGGCCAGGCATACTTTATATCCGATG GTTCACCTGTCAATACTTTTGAATTCCTCCAACCTCTACTCAGGAGCTTGGAATATGAACTGCCCAAAACTTCCTTAGCTGTTGACCATGCTCTTGTTCTCGGGAGGATTTGCCAGGGCGTTTATACAATCTTATATCCATGGCTTGACCGCTGGTGGCTCCCTCAGCCATTCATCCTTCCCTCTGAAGTACACAAG GTGGGGGTGACCCACTATTTCTCTTATCTTAAAGCCAAAGAAGAGATTGGCTATGTTCCCATGGTGAGCTCGCGAGAGGGGATGGCTTCGACCATATCTTACTGGCAACAGAGGAAAATGATAACTCTAGATGGCCCTACGATCTACACGTGGTTGTTTTGTGTCATTGGAATGATCTCTCTGTTTTGTGCTGCTTTCCTACCTGACGTAGGGATTGTGTTCCTTCTCAGAGCTACGAGTCTATTTGTCTTTCGGTCAATGTGGATGATAAGGCTGGTGTTTATTCTAGCAACAGCTGCTCATGTCTTTGAGGCAATTTATGCTTGGTACCTGGCTAAAAGGGTGGATCATGCTAATGCAAGAGGCTGGTTTTGGCAAACTTTTGCTCTTGGGTATTTTTCATTGCGTTTTCTACTTAAAAGAGCAAGGAAATAA